Proteins encoded within one genomic window of Tachysurus vachellii isolate PV-2020 chromosome 16, HZAU_Pvac_v1, whole genome shotgun sequence:
- the ndufb2 gene encoding NADH dehydrogenase [ubiquinone] 1 beta subcomplex subunit 2, mitochondrial yields the protein MSALVRTVNVLRAGAQLIRRGPQHNFIRKAGGAPHIVAQYRQPPQLTNRQKFRAELLSGFMWFWILWHCWHDSDAVLGHFPWPDTDAWTDEELGIPPDDE from the exons aTGTCGGCTCTGGTGAGGACAGTGAATGTTCTCAGAGCAGGAGCTCAGCTCATCAGACGCGGACCTCAGCACAACTTTATAAGGAA ggcaGGTGGAGCTCCTCACATTGTGGCTCAGTACCGTCAGCCTCCTCAGCTCACGAATCGCCAGAAGTTTCGTGCTGAGCTGCTTAGTGGATTCATGTGGTTCTGGATCCTGTGGCACTGCTGGCATGATTCAGACGCTGTACtg GGTCATTTTCCATGGCCGGACACAGACGCCTGGACTGACGAGGAGCTGGGAATTCCTCCTGATGATGAGTGA